Proteins encoded together in one Candidatus Kaiserbacteria bacterium window:
- a CDS encoding ABC transporter ATP-binding protein, whose protein sequence is MKITFKEILKYYWPHVVAYKWSVSLGILTFGFGGVLASAITPLLYKRIIDVTSVPMNAGSLDELTTTLIFIAIAVVGYNILFRIADFVHSYAQSNILKRLSDETFARIGNHSQAFFSETFVGSLVAKSKRYVDSFETLHDAFAFNIWMNGITLIATFGILLWLAPLLAIIFIVWLVFYILITVWFLKRKIPKDVAHATAQSATTGLLADTITNILTIKMFASFQREKDTFAIVTDDQERKRRATWYWDSWQRLFQGFAVALVEVSVIAGAVFLWSEGEITTGTIVLAQIYLLKLFDITWNIGRQIARTVQALNDAKEMIQIFKQPLSVKDAATPDSVNIENGEIVFDDVAFNYFEGKRVFKGLSLKIPAGQKVGLVGPSGAGKSTITKLILRFTDIDEGTIRIDGQDITSITQDELRSSIAYVPQEPILFHRSLRENIAYGKPDATDEEIVIAAKRAHAHEFIETLQNGYDTPVGERGVKLSGGERQRVAIARAMLKNAPILILDEATSSLDSISERHIQDALKELMKGRTTLVIAHRLSTVQDMDRILVFKEGAVIEDGTHTELSKNTEGVYHELWKEQSSGFIQ, encoded by the coding sequence TGGCAGTCTTGATGAACTTACGACGACGCTTATATTCATAGCGATTGCTGTAGTTGGATACAACATTTTGTTCCGCATTGCTGATTTCGTTCATTCGTATGCACAGAGTAATATTCTCAAGCGTCTTTCTGATGAAACCTTTGCTCGAATTGGAAATCACTCACAGGCATTCTTCTCAGAGACATTCGTTGGCTCACTGGTTGCCAAATCAAAACGGTATGTAGATTCATTTGAAACGCTCCATGACGCTTTTGCTTTTAACATATGGATGAACGGAATAACACTTATTGCAACATTTGGCATTTTACTTTGGTTGGCACCATTACTCGCGATTATATTTATCGTATGGTTAGTTTTCTACATCCTAATCACTGTGTGGTTCTTAAAACGTAAGATACCTAAAGATGTAGCCCACGCTACTGCGCAGTCTGCAACGACAGGTCTTTTAGCCGACACAATAACGAACATTCTTACGATTAAGATGTTTGCGAGCTTCCAGCGTGAGAAAGATACCTTTGCGATAGTTACAGATGACCAGGAAAGGAAGCGTCGAGCAACATGGTACTGGGACAGCTGGCAGAGATTATTCCAAGGTTTTGCTGTAGCTTTAGTTGAAGTTTCTGTGATTGCAGGCGCTGTGTTTCTATGGTCAGAAGGTGAAATTACTACTGGTACCATTGTTCTCGCACAAATCTATCTATTGAAGTTGTTTGATATAACATGGAACATTGGGCGCCAGATTGCACGAACTGTCCAAGCCCTTAATGATGCAAAAGAAATGATACAGATCTTTAAGCAACCTTTGTCAGTTAAGGATGCTGCAACTCCAGATTCTGTAAACATAGAGAATGGAGAGATTGTATTTGATGATGTTGCCTTCAATTATTTTGAAGGAAAGAGAGTATTTAAAGGATTGTCGCTTAAGATTCCTGCGGGGCAAAAAGTTGGGCTCGTAGGACCTTCAGGAGCAGGTAAGTCAACTATAACAAAACTAATACTACGCTTTACCGATATTGATGAGGGAACTATTCGTATTGATGGACAGGATATAACAAGTATCACGCAAGACGAATTGCGTAGTTCGATAGCGTATGTACCGCAGGAGCCGATACTTTTCCACCGGTCACTACGAGAGAATATTGCCTACGGTAAACCAGATGCGACTGACGAAGAGATAGTTATCGCAGCAAAGCGTGCTCATGCTCATGAGTTTATTGAGACTCTACAGAATGGGTATGATACTCCAGTAGGTGAGCGCGGTGTAAAACTTTCAGGAGGGGAACGTCAGAGGGTAGCTATCGCACGAGCAATGCTTAAAAACGCACCAATACTCATTCTCGATGAGGCAACAAGCTCATTGGACTCTATTAGTGAGCGTCATATCCAAGATGCTTTGAAAGAACTTATGAAGGGAAGAACGACACTTGTTATCGCTCACAGGTTAAGTACTGTCCAAGACATGGATAGAATACTAGTCTTCAAAGAAGGTGCTGTTATAGAAGACGGAACACACACAGAATTATCTAAAAACACAGAGGGTGTGTACCATGAACTGTGGAAGGAACAAAGCAGTGGCTTCATTCAGTAA
- a CDS encoding PrsW family intramembrane metalloprotease: MDLSVIAYATIGGVVPALIWVWFWLKEDAKRPEPTQLIVAAFLIGIIAVITVIPLQKLAMVFFSGTTMVIIWAAIEEAVKFALAYFTVLAHKANDEPIDALIYMITIALGFAAAENTLFLIDPIANGGFVESILTGNFRFLGATLLHILSSSAIGLALGLAFYKRPLIKFWYGLVGLILAIVLHGAFNFFILRSDGNDLMRVFAFVWIGLVILLIAFEHVKRITRN; this comes from the coding sequence ATGGATTTATCAGTGATTGCATACGCTACTATTGGCGGTGTTGTTCCTGCCCTTATTTGGGTATGGTTTTGGCTCAAGGAAGATGCAAAACGACCTGAGCCAACCCAACTCATTGTCGCAGCATTTCTTATAGGTATTATTGCTGTCATTACAGTAATACCATTACAAAAGCTCGCGATGGTATTTTTTTCAGGCACTACCATGGTTATAATATGGGCTGCAATTGAAGAAGCGGTGAAATTCGCTCTTGCTTACTTCACCGTCCTCGCACACAAGGCAAATGATGAACCGATAGATGCGCTCATTTACATGATAACGATAGCGCTCGGATTTGCTGCTGCAGAAAACACACTCTTTTTAATAGATCCTATTGCAAACGGTGGCTTTGTCGAAAGTATACTCACTGGAAACTTTCGCTTTCTTGGAGCAACACTGCTTCATATACTCTCCTCGTCTGCAATTGGTTTAGCTCTTGGGTTAGCATTTTACAAACGTCCACTCATAAAATTCTGGTACGGGCTTGTTGGTCTTATCCTTGCTATTGTTTTGCATGGAGCCTTTAATTTCTTTATACTTAGAAGCGACGGAAACGATTTGATGCGTGTCTTTGCCTTTGTCTGGATAGGTTTAGTTATCCTTCTTATTGCATTCGAACACGTTAAGCGAATTACCAGAAACTAG
- a CDS encoding Hsp20/alpha crystallin family protein, protein MRKPSFFEKLTGSIAPDDYDDLFEGGTEEQQRVPAQSSGLVQDEATEISTNTQTQAEHPGQWEEEIEEEVQEGELSVDIYQTPDAIVVKALVAGVNPSNIDISLTRDMITIRGNREEHKETTGENYFYKELFWGSFTRTILLPEEVDVDAADASTNHGILVIRLPKINKERQTKLKVKSR, encoded by the coding sequence ATGCGAAAGCCTTCCTTCTTCGAAAAACTCACTGGTTCTATTGCACCAGACGACTATGATGACCTTTTTGAAGGTGGTACTGAGGAACAACAACGTGTCCCTGCCCAATCTTCTGGACTCGTACAAGACGAGGCAACCGAAATATCGACGAATACTCAAACCCAAGCAGAACATCCTGGGCAATGGGAAGAAGAAATTGAGGAGGAAGTGCAAGAAGGAGAGCTTTCTGTTGATATATATCAAACGCCTGACGCTATCGTTGTAAAAGCACTCGTTGCTGGCGTAAACCCATCAAATATTGATATTTCACTTACCCGCGACATGATAACGATTCGTGGAAACCGAGAAGAACATAAAGAAACTACAGGGGAAAACTATTTCTATAAAGAATTATTTTGGGGATCATTTACTCGTACCATATTGTTACCTGAAGAAGTAGATGTTGATGCTGCTGATGCGAGCACAAACCATGGAATACTCGTTATCCGACTGCCTAAAATAAACAAAGAACGTCAGACTAAGCTGAAAGTAAAATCGCGATAA